Genomic DNA from Setaria italica strain Yugu1 chromosome V, Setaria_italica_v2.0, whole genome shotgun sequence:
CTGCATGTGTTTGGACTAGGCCACATCGTTTTGCATTCTGTACAATTATTTGAATCTCCAATTGGAGTTTTGATCAATTAGTATGGGTATTCAGTTGTCTTAAGATTGTTTGTATCTGTTTCATTATTTCTGATCCTAGATTAAGTGGCTGGGGACATCTTCAACAGAAATTGGTAATGGCTAGTACACATCCTAAACAAACTAAAACTATTTCCAGTACAAATACAAATTACAATGTTTTCTTCCATTTTATCTGCACAATATTTTTCCCTCGGTTACAAAGCAAATTTTGAAGATACGTGCAGAACAAAGATAGTTTGTCATTTATAGCTATAAGAACAAATAAGCTGGTAATAATAGAGAAGTAGAAAGTTAACAACATGCCAACACAGCATTCTTATGCCTTATATTCCAATGTGGAATAAGAGTGATCACACAATTAGACTACCCATCAAAGGAACATAAGCCAGCAGCAATCAAGAAACAAATATATTTTACTCTGCCAATAAATCTGACAACATTACTAGCGTGCATATGTAGATAGTTAGTTAATCACTTGTTGCTATGCAATAGTTCAAGCTATAAGCTGATCCTCTGTACTTAAAAACATGAACATTAAGTTCCTACTTCTGGGTCTTTGTACTAGGGggctttcttttgtttctttttttggaaCACAAAAGCCCCTCCCCACACACAACACACCCCAACAACCTATCCAAACAGGTCTGCAATATATCTTTTATACAGAATAGCAAAAGGGAGAAATCATCACACCATACCTGAAGAGAAAGCTGGCCAAGATGTTTATTTGTGCTAGGGGACATAAGGTAATAGCACAGCATAGAGCAATATTTCTCAAAAGTGATCAAATCAACTAACAGTTAGCTGGTTCCATATTTCCTTGGCTTCTTGTCTCACATTCTTCCTACCCCAGTACCCACTGATAATAACATCCCATGTCTCACTCTCAGGGATGCATCTCTCTGACAGCATGTCAAGCACAACATGAGCAGCTTTCTCTAAATTGTTCTTTTCAGAGAAGCTCTTAACCAGAAGATGGAAAGTTGCTGGCTCAGTAGAAATGCTACGAGTCCTTGTGCTCTGGTAGACCCGAAAAGCCCTCCCAAGTTCACCTTTAGTGCACAATGCTGTCAGCACAGTATTGTTTATCCTGGCATGCAGGCTCCAAGTCAAACGGTTTGGTTCAATACCGGCAAGAACCATCTCATCCAAGTAATTTGCAGCCTCCACAGCCCTTCCTGCATTGCATAGCCCAACAATTAGCTTCCCAAACAACCCAGCATCAGGCTTCCGGCCCTGCAGACGCATCCGATCCAAGACCTCCATTGCCTCACTCAACCTGCACTCCTTACAGAGCCCATCAATCACAGAACTATATGTGATCGTATTAGGCAGCTTCTTCTCCTTGGTCATCCTATCCAGCAATTCCAACGCTGATGCTGAGCGTCCACCCTTGCACAATCCATCAATCAGCGAACTATAAGTGACCAAATTAGGTGAGATCCCTCTCCTCCCCATTTCATCGAATATCTTTAAAGCATCATCAAAGCAACCCTCCCGTGCGAGCCAGTGGATAACAGTGGTGTATGTAACGACAGTAGGCGCAATGCATTTCCCAACCATCTCGGAGAACAGCTCGAGGGCCTCGTCCAGGCGGCCACGGCGGCAGAGCCCATCGATGATGGTATTGTAGGAGCAGGCGTCCGGTTTGGGGATGTTCCGAAAAATTCGGAGAGCGTCTTCGATCggggcggtggcgtcggagcaGTGGGCCTTGAGGAGGACGTTgtaggtggcggcggtgggggcgaaTCCGGCGGCGCGCATGTCAGCGAGGAGGGAACGGGCCAGATGGAGTTGCGAGTGCGCGACGAgagcggcgaggacggcggtgTAGGAGCGAGCGGAGTGGGGGAGTGCGAGGTCGGAGGGGGCGGAGCGGAAGAGGTGgagggcggcgagcgggcggtgCGTGCGGGAGAAGGCGCGGAGGAGGGTGAGGAAGGGGCCCTCGagtgcggcggaggaggggaagagCCCGCGTAATCgcgagaggagggaggcggccaggtggaggtggccggcggaggcgaggcgggaGGTGAGGAGAGAGACGGTGGCCGGAGACGGGGTGATGGGGTCGGGCGCAGAAGTGGACGCGGCGGTGGCAGCGTCGAAGAGCGAAAGGGCGCGGCGCGGGTCGCGCTCGGCGCGAACCAGGCGGTGAAGGTGGTCTGAGGTGAGGTTCTTCGGCCATTTATTCGGCCTGGGGTTGGCCGGCGGCATTGGGGGCGGTGGTGGGACGTAAGCCTGAGAGGTGTTCGGCGGAATGCCGAGGAGCGCGAGGATGCGTGGACTTTAACAATGGGGGCGGGGGAGACGAGTTTACTACTGAGCCGGATCCTCGAAATTTCTGCACGCCTGCACTGGGACCCGGAGCAACCAACCAACACGGAAGAAAGGGGCCTGGGCAACATACCTGAGCCCAAAACAAACCGGCCTGGCCCAAAAACAAGTCTTTGATCGTTAGCGAACCAACTGAGACTTCGTTCGGATACTAGGGGCTAACTCTaatcctgtcacatcggatgttcggatgccaattagaagaactaaacatgatctaattacaaaattaatagtAGAACCtctagactaaatcgcgagaaaaatctattaagcctaattaatccattattagcgaatggttactgtagcaccacattattaaatcatggactaattaggcttaatagattcatctcgcgatttagcctagaggttgcgtaattagttttgtaattagactatgtttaatactcctccaaactcccaaacACCTCTAAGCAACTAAGAGCACATGCAACAACATTATTTTAACATATGTAAATTTGGATACCTAAAATAAATTTTAATTACAGGGAGACCAGGGTCTAATCCACAAATGAATTTCCTTTTTAAGGATAATCTGCAAATTGATTTTCTCATCTCCCCTcatcccttcttcctccttgccCCCGCGCCGCTTCTCTCTCCTCACGGCGCGGCCACTTCTCTATCCCTGAATAAAGGTGGGTCATTGCTCCTCCATGATCTCCGTCCCAAATCGTAGCCACGCCCATGTTCCTCCACTACCTCCAATCCAAATCGTCGTCGTGCCTTTACTCCTCAACCTCTTCCAGCCCAAATCATGGCGCGTCCTTGCTCCTCCGCCATCCTCAGTCCCCAAATCAACGCTAACTTTGCTCATCTACCTCCCCTAATCTTGAATCAATGCACCATAATCCCTGTAGCCCCTCCTCGCCTCGTCATCGAGTCCTTGCGCAAACACAGCACCCAACATGGGCTCGCGCTCGCGCCCCGAGGCCCAAGTGGTAGTGTCCCTCGTGCTGCTTGCGGCTACGCTCTAGTGAAGCCTAGGCAGGCGGGGAACGAGATGATAGGACTTGAGCTCATTAGCACTACGAAGGAGGTCGGGAAGGCGTGGTAAGGGCAGCAAGAATGGTGGCTCGGGGAGGTTGGCGGCGCAGCGCTTCGGTGGTCGTGGGTTGGGTAAGCGCAGACAGCTTGAAAGCTTTCGTGTGTGGCAATTGGCTTCTCCTGCTTTGAACCAAATCGAGAATATATCAATCCGCTCTTTTGTACTGGTATATTTGAGTTAGAGAGATAGAAATTTAGGTCATAGTCTAAAAAATATATGGATATTAAAGCTGTTGGAGCTATTTTTTAAGCTTCTGGTAGTTTTTAGTTAGCAAATCCACTTTAGAAAAGCTGTTGAAGATGCTTTAAAGTTTTCCATCTAACTAAATGGTAAACTCAAGTACGAGAAATAGATTGCGAACAAGAGTAAATGGATCACATCCATAAGCATGAGGTAACATAACTTAAGGTAGCGTGAGCATGTCGTTTTCAttttctagttgtagttctagaATTCTAGCTAAAGCATTAACATGTATCTAGCACATTACATCAATATAAGAATCATGTTGTAGAAAGATGACTCGTAAGCGACCTACTTTCCCATGGTCACCAGATGCGTGTTAGCGCCAAGATTACTGTTGACGGTCCTTATGTCAGAAATTCGACCATCGCACTACTCAGAAAACTGACATTCCTTATTCACATCTTTGTTATtaataacctagttccacatgtatcggcaaataatttatttcaggGATACACGTATGTACAAGAGTGGAAACATGCGCAAACGTAGACGAAACACACAGAAGAACACTTGACGCGCACACGACGATTAAGAAGGTCCACATGCCAAATCAAATCAGCCCAATCAGTATGGGTCCACAAGGAAAATGACTAAGACCCACCAAACAGCCCACCACACAAAGGCGGTGGCGAAGCGGCCCAGCTCAGGGTCGGCCAAACCCCAGGTTCGGCCGAACCTGGACAGGCGctcctcgtcctcatcctccacgtgGCATCCCTGGTTGACTCCTAAAGACGGTAGAGGAAGATTCCCCGAAGATGCCTCCCGGGAACCGCCCCTACACACTTGTAAAGAGAGAAGGAGCCCCCTctcacacacaccacacttgaagcctctctcgctctctctcttgctactcttgtaatccttaggctagtggagctaggctagagctaaattcttgtagtgctaagctatTCTTCGGGTCGGTTGGGGTCGTAACCTCCGGCCTCAGTACGG
This window encodes:
- the LOC101760571 gene encoding pentatricopeptide repeat-containing protein At5g46100, with amino-acid sequence MPPANPRPNKWPKNLTSDHLHRLVRAERDPRRALSLFDAATAASTSAPDPITPSPATVSLLTSRLASAGHLHLAASLLSRLRGLFPSSAALEGPFLTLLRAFSRTHRPLAALHLFRSAPSDLALPHSARSYTAVLAALVAHSQLHLARSLLADMRAAGFAPTAATYNVLLKAHCSDATAPIEDALRIFRNIPKPDACSYNTIIDGLCRRGRLDEALELFSEMVGKCIAPTVVTYTTVIHWLAREGCFDDALKIFDEMGRRGISPNLVTYSSLIDGLCKGGRSASALELLDRMTKEKKLPNTITYSSVIDGLCKECRLSEAMEVLDRMRLQGRKPDAGLFGKLIVGLCNAGRAVEAANYLDEMVLAGIEPNRLTWSLHARINNTVLTALCTKGELGRAFRVYQSTRTRSISTEPATFHLLVKSFSEKNNLEKAAHVVLDMLSERCIPESETWDVIISGYWGRKNVRQEAKEIWNQLTVS